Proteins encoded together in one Manis pentadactyla isolate mManPen7 chromosome 6, mManPen7.hap1, whole genome shotgun sequence window:
- the LOC118927572 gene encoding C-X-C chemokine receptor type 2-like: MEGFNWENYSFEDLFGDDFDNYTYETELPVILPDATPCRPESMEFNKYAVVAIYSLVFLLSLLGNSLVMLVVLYSRVSHSVTDVYLLNLAIADLLFALTLPIWAASKAKGWTFGTLLCKVVSLLKEINFYSSILLLACISIDRYLAIVHATRTLTQKRHWVKFICLGIWVLSLILSLPILLFRKAIYPPNSSPVCYEDMGVNTTKWRMVMRVLPQTFGFLLPLLVMLFCYGLTLRTLFEAHMGQKHRAMRVIFAVVLVFLLCWLPYNLVLVADTLMRIRVIKETCERRNDIGRALDATEILGFFHSCLNPLIYAFIGQKFRHGLLKIMAIHGLVSKEYLAKDSRPSFIGSSSGNTSTTI, encoded by the coding sequence ATGGAAGGATTTAACTGGGAGAATTACAGCTTTGAAGATCTCTTCGGTGACGATTTTGATAATTACACCTATGAAACTGAATTGCCCGTTATTCTACCAGACGCTACTCCATGCCGACCAGAATCTATGGAATTCAATAAATATGCTGTAGTTGCCATCTATTCCCTGGTCTTCTTGCTGAGCTTGCTGGGAAACTCCCTGGTGATGCTGGTCGTCTTATACAGCCGGGTCAGCCATTCTGTCACCGATGTCTACCTGTTGAACCTGGCCATAGCCGACCTGCTCTTTGCCCTGACCCTGCCTATCTGGGCTGCCTCCAAGGCAAAGGGCTGGACCTTCGGCACACTCCTGTGCAAGGTGGTTTCACTCCTGAAGGAAATCAACTTCTACAGCAGCATCCTGCTGCTGGCCTGCATCAGCATAGACCGCTACCTAGCCATTGTCCATGCCACACGCACACTGACCCAGAAGCGACACTGGGTCAAGTTCATATGCTTAGGCATCTGGGTCCTGTCTCTGATCCTGTCCTTGCCAATCTTACTCTTCCGCAAGGCCATCTACCCGCCTAATTCCAGCCCAGTCTGCTATGAGGACATGGGTGTCAATACAACAAAATGGCGGATGGTGATGCGGGTCCTGCCCCAGACCTTCGGCTTCCTCCTGCCACTGCTGGTCATGCTCTTCTGCTATGGACTCACCCTGCGCACGCTGTTCGAGGCCCACATGGGGCAGAAGCACCGGGCCATGCGGGTCATCTTTGCTGTTGTGCTCGTCTTCCTGCTCTGCTGGCTGCCCTACAACCTGGTCCTGGTCGCAGACACCCTCATGAGGATCCGGGTGATCAAGGAGACCTGCGAGCGCCGCAACGACATTGGCCGGGCCCTGGACGCCACCGAGATTCTGGGGTTCTTCCACAGCTGCCTCAACCCCCTCATCTACGCCTTCATCGGCCAGAAGTTTCGCCATGGACTCCTTAAGATCATGGCCATCCATGGCCTGGTCAGCAAGGAGTACTTGGCCAAGGACAGCAGGCCTTCCTTTATTGGCtcttcttcagggaacacttctACTACAATCTGA